The nucleotide window ATTAAGAGCTGCAACTACATATCAATGTGCATGCAGGTTTCTGCCAACTAAAATGAACAGGAGCATGAAACAGATCTCCAATGAAATGGCTATTTGTCTGAGGGAAATTATCAACAAAAGAGAGAAGGCAATGAGGGCAGGAGAAGCCACAGAAGATGATTTGTTGGGTATACTtctgaaatccaatttcagtGAAATTCAAGAGCATGGAGATGACAAGGATGTTGGAATGAGCATCGAAGAAGGGATTGAAGAATGCAAAGTGTTCTACTTAGCTGGAGAAGACACAACCAAAGATTTGATTAACTGGACACTGGTTCTGTTGGGCAAGCATCAAGACTGGCAAAGGCGTGCAAGAGAAGAGGTTGTGCAAATTTTTAAGAACAACAAACCAGACTATGCTGGCTTAAACCGCTTAAAAATTGTCAGTACTATTCTCTCTAAttctcgttttttttttttttgcccttAAAATTTTGATCTGATTAGCTAAATCCCAAATATTGAAATGTGTCTGTTGTAGGTGGACATGATTCTGTATGAGGTCCTTAGGTTGTACCCACCAGCCATTTTCACAACCCGAGAGATTACTAAGGAGACCAAATTAGGAGACATTTCTCTACCACCAGGTGTGCAGCTTGCAGTGCCAATTCTCTTTGTCCATCATGACAAAGAAATCTGGGGCGATGATGTCCACAAATTCAAGCCGGAGAGGTTCTCAGAAGGCGTCTCGAAGGCATCAAAGAATTAAGTAGCACCATTCTTCTCATTTAGCACAGGCCCCAGGACATGCATTGGACAGAACTTCGCGCTCATGGAAGCGAAAACAGTTATAACCATGATTTTACAGTGGTTTACATTTGAGCTTTCTCCAGCCTACAGACATTCTCCTTTCAATATGCTCACTCTTGAGCCTCAGTATGGTACtcaaatcatttttcataaaatctAGGATCAAAATTCAACTTTCTGACTTGTAAGAATTCTGTCTGTTCATCCCTATAAATAACAGACTAAAAACTAATGTGTATGGAGTGGGGGTGTTTTAGTGCTGCAATAAGAACCTGAATATGTGTTATGCATAGTATAAGTAGGACTTTCAAAGGaaacttgaaatttgaatACAGATAGAATATCCTATATGTCAGATTctgattgaaattgaaattgcataGTACAAGTACTCAGTTTCTTTTGATAGGCAAGTTTTAGCCTCTTTTGTCACGTATGTTAGATACGATAAACCATCAAtccttttttgtcaaaaaaatatcaatgaCTATGGCAACTGCCATTCTATTTATACATGAGACTTCTAGGCATGTCACTTACAACCATATCTGGCATGCACTTCCATTTGGGATATATACAAATTTGAGCTTATCAGACCTTGTGTCAATCATCTTATACACCAAGAAAGAATTTTCTGAcaacaaagagagagatgttATAACAATATATAACCTATAGGAAAAAAACATCATTTTTGAATGCatcatattaaaaaacaatCCATATGCCACATCCATGAAATAGTAGCCTACTACGTAAAGCAAAGTCTTGGGTTGTTTTTTTCAATAAGATCCTACGTACAGCAAAGTCTAAAATTTAAGACTTGGAggaaaacaatttttaattacTAAGTTATTGGCGGTGAAATCTGTAAAGATTTAAGACTTGGCTGCCTGGTCATGAATAAGCACAATAAGAATTTATTTAAGTCTAGAAAAGCATGTAATCTGAAAGACCAGTAATTACTAGTTGTGTAACCAGCGagtgcaaaaaagaaaaaagaaatcctcGGAACTACCAAGACAGCAGAGCAGATGTAAGAGTGTAGACACAGTTCTGAGACTCCTCATCCTGCTTAGTCAAGTACACAGGGCAGGGCACTAAAGATATTTGAAAGATCGCCAATGTAACACACTAAATTTGCTTCTGTAGTGGAAACATATTACCATCCTCCCTTCTCCCCCAACATCAACACCCCTCCCAACCCTGTCCCACAATAGAActcctcattttttttccttcatattTCACTTCAATCAAACCTGAACACTTGATAAATGATGTTAAACCTTTTGGACTTGATACATTTCAGCAGAGCTTCAAGAGTTTGTTACCCCAGTAAGGAGTTCGAACCTATATGAATACCTAAATCAGACTTTATTGTTCATCCAAATCAGCTATTGCATCTTAATAACCTTAATTGAAAGAGATCTTACAAAATGGTGAATTTGGGACAAAGGAGAATGTATAAATCTAACAGAATCATCAGCCATAATTATATTACAGTATCAGATTGTCATTGTAGAGCAATCACAATTTGTCAACTTCAGCACACCCAAAAAATGCAGTAACACAAACTAACATGTTCTTCTTTTAcataaaaggaaacaaagggagagaaacaaaaagtttCTCATGCAAATACAATACAAGTAGTACAATGTCAGTTGCTTACCTTAATGTTATAATCTTCTTTATCCTCATCAATCCAATGATCCAAAGCCATCAGGTGGCCACACCTGGTAAAGggcatgaaaaatgaaataaaaatattcagGTGCAACAAAATGCCTAAAAagaattttggaaaaaaagaaattaacatGAGAAGTtcagatataacaaaaaacGATGGAGTAGAGATTcactcaataaaaaaaaaattaaaaacctatTTCTAAAGGTTGTGGAAATTCttaatcaacaaaaaaaaaaacctaatcaCAAGCCTTCTAGAATCTAAACCATGACAAGCACATAACTACAGAAGGGACATAAACCAATTTGTCGTAGTCACACACATACCAAAACAATTTAGTGTTGCTACTCTGCTTCTGAAAGATAGCTCCCGTAAAATTAATAGTGAGCTAACGACATTGTTCAAAGACAACATACAAATATGATCAGGGGCATAAATTTCTTCAGCAATCAACCTCGACAAGTTGAAATAACTGCTGCTTGAGTTGACTTTATTTCCAGGTAAGAATAAATTAGGCAAAGATACTAAAGTAGGGCACATTTTTCATCACATAAACTACATCCTAATTACTATCAGGGACAGaattacaaccaaaaaaaattgactgaAGATACAAATACTAATACAATAAGATAGATTtcagaaagacaaaaaagcaTTACCCTGCAAAACACTTTGCCTTGAATAAGACCATAAGGTACAGCTCCATATGTTCGTGAATCAAAGGAGGAATAGATGTTATCCCCCTGAATCCAAACATGCCCCTTAGGCACCTATTCATCCAAgcccaaaaacagaaagcaaTAAATCAATCACGTCAATCAGAAATATAATATGATAgttttgaaaaggaaaaggaaataactaaataaatactCTGTATTAAGCAGCAAATCATCACATTCGTAAGACAGTAGAGAGAGGACGCACACTGAAAATGAGTATTTTTTATACTGTTCGAAAAAGGAATCCCATATCAAAGTCGGCATTTAATCTGGTCAAATATGTTTGCACCAAAGTATATCAAAGTTTGGCTAGCATCAGAATGCATTCTCAATATTAACATCCAGTGGACACCTTTGTCTAAATATTAGTTAAAAAGATTTAGAAAGCTAACTTAGGgcccaaatataaaaatactaaaTACTAAACACTAAAACATAACTAGGATCACACACTACATAAAAATCATGTACCTCCAGAAAAACAGGAAGTCCCAGGTTACTCTTGACACGATAAAACATTAGACAGCGTAAATTGCATAGCAGCATACTAACCAAGCATTTCCATAAACTAATAACTCTAAGAAGAATTACTTTTAGACCATCAATTATATACCAAATCAAGGCCCAGCCACTATAAAATGTTAGAAATAGCAACCACTTGACCCTCCTTTTCCCCACTCAATTGAGATTTCACAACCTAGATTCATACAGAGGACATTGAAATCTTTGCACACTACACATCAAAGGAGCTCCATTGAGCTGGAGCATAGAAGACATCTTCAactaagggaaaaaaagtcattaaaaccacacaaaaagaaaaaactatttatttataagttactaatgttttaataaatacaagtaaatttattgttttacaACTTGACAGCATAACCAGACTGCCAAAGTACAAAATGCAGTAATAAATTGAACTCTAACCAACAAAATAACAACTTGCAATCACAAATAAcataccaacaacaacaacaacaacaacaacaacaacaacaacaaaaattacacATACCACAGTAGTCTGAGACCTGTCACTGTGCTTGGGATCGACAAAGAAGGTGACTTGATCACCCTCCATGCCCAAAATACGCTTGGTCACAATCTTTCGAGGGTCATTCGGAGACCGAACCAGGACCAAATCTCCGGCACCCACCTTCCCAAATCGATGGGACACGTGTTCGGACAGGAGCACATCTCCAGAAATGTTCAAGGTAGGGAGCATACTAGGACCGTAGACCTGCAAGCAGCGGATAATAAGACGACGACCcttttgaaaatggaaattttaGAAAGAGGAGGAGAATGAGGGGAAAATGGTATGGTTGCAGTAACAACGAGAGTGGAGGAGCAGAGGTAGGCGTCGGTGACGTGGAGCAAACCCATAAATTTCGCTACAGTTACTGTGAGATCCTTTGCTTCCTTTGCTACGCTTCTCCATTGCCCCAAGTAGTTCAGTagcctcatctctctctctctctctctggttgAAAATTTATGAATGATTCGATGAATTTGAGGAAGCTTTTGGAAGATTTTGAATTTGTACTGGGAAAGCTCGAAGGAGTTTGCTTGTGTGTGAGGCTAAAGCTATGAGGCCGAAGAACAATGGGCACGACTGACGGGCCGATCAATGGGTCGGTTTAGACTGTAAATTAGCGGGCCGAATTAGGTCCATCTACAGTTAAAACTTATGATCCAGCCCGTTGattcgtattttattaatttattcagagAATTTGGATATAGCCTTTTCTACATTCTAAAtcattttttcatttcttttttcatttatacaaataagaaaaaacttgGGCCCTTTAGATGTTGGTGTGGCCGCTTGGAGTGATCATCCTTTGAACAAGGTCTTGAGTGAGACGGTCAAACCACGTTATTTGCTACCATGACACATGAGCTAAGTACACAAGTAACGTATCTTGAActtctacttttctttttgtgtcaCGGCTGATTAgtatctaattttatttttgtatcaacGGGGGTTAGATGAATTGATCTTGGAACTTCCTTGAACATTGAGAATAGAAATATCTTTATACCAATAGCTAGTTTGGAATTAAATTTGCCTAGAAAACTAACGCATAAGTCTATGATTAGAAATATCCTGTAAAATTTGATGTTTCAGATTTTTCCTTAGAAATAAGAGTGATCATCCAATCtaattggattggatggaACAAGATTTCTTCATTATTAGGCCGCACTGGATTGAATGGAAAATTTTACAAATCAAACAACATTGTATTGAATTGAGTTGTGTTCATGAATTCATCGACATCCCTGATTGAAAGTAAATGTATGAACAAGATAGCAATAAGAGAAAATATATTGGTCAAAATTACTGATGACCCCAGAATTTTATTGTACAACAATGGtgaagtattattttcattttgtgccAATTTGTGAAGAATGTATAACTAAATCAACAGTATAATGAGCTTAAGATATAGCATATTAACACATTTACCCAATTAGCAAGCAGTGGCTATCAGCTTGTCATTGGCAGAAGCACTTTGAAGATGTGCAGAAAATGCTTGTAGTGATAGAAGCTCCACTTTTTAgcctttttttccccttctgCCTAAGAAGTTCTTGTCTATAAAGGCCTTCCAAAAAATTAGCCCACTAATCAATCCTTTGAAGATTAAACATTACCATATCCTCCAGAGC belongs to Prunus persica cultivar Lovell chromosome G4, Prunus_persica_NCBIv2, whole genome shotgun sequence and includes:
- the LOC18779138 gene encoding mitochondrial inner membrane protease subunit 1; this encodes MRLLNYLGQWRSVAKEAKDLTVTVAKFMGLLHVTDAYLCSSTLVYGPSMLPTLNISGDVLLSEHVSHRFGKVGAGDLVLVRSPNDPRKIVTKRILGMEGDQVTFFVDPKHSDRSQTTVVPKGHVWIQGDNIYSSFDSRTYGAVPYGLIQGKVFCRVWPPDGFGSLD